The following coding sequences lie in one Silene latifolia isolate original U9 population chromosome 5, ASM4854445v1, whole genome shotgun sequence genomic window:
- the LOC141656679 gene encoding arabinogalactan protein 41-like → MEVSIVSFIVFTVLSLIFALSQAQSGSPAPSPTSDGTSIDQGIAYTLMLVALALTYLIH, encoded by the exons ATGGAGGTTTCAATAGTTTCATTCATCGTTTTTACCGTTCTCTCTCTCATATTTGCACTATCTCAGGCTCAATCTGGTTCTCCTGCTCCTTCCCCTACTAGCGATG GGACAAGTATTGATCAAGGGATAGCCTACACTTTGATGCTGGTGGCCTTGGCGCTAACCTACCTCATCCATTAA
- the LOC141656680 gene encoding uncharacterized protein LOC141656680 isoform X1, whose translation MIENKVLECEKNFALKEVEEWKRKCGEFELRVRELEERLNSEAKDGNHGICSGVMEDTKVVVVVASSKFGALDVETEIEGTPLVGKQVKRRLDFCCDRSCGQKMAPSTPTGASVIYIDIDSDHDPDVPVENGLCLQSEEAAPLMPDVTMDVEDEIGDEGNDTLVKTPKRKRDLTVVTSDDELEEDENMPKRRTFKIGNSDNEAEDDDSEDALPIKLLFKRVVNSCQSDDEDNIPISQLKMNRGRDTRRSVRLQKKNISGRVADDHDSRNRPKRRLVKRGHKIEASSDDLTKKYVEDEESEDDDSDSNDNLSDFIVSDADVEELEDDLSAESNHHSQEDEEVSNGALRHIISQIQRCRDPNLEWHFEADMLSAFGKVPELCMRAVCALYRRQIAKEKLWMDGFNRIGIGFNKYDESRGKDLGDFLTDGNPDNNVMKTVEELEAYDSEGPEVCHNLASHYSTQLFKMYQTKEDEFFP comes from the exons ATGATTGAGAATAAGGTTTTGGAATGTGAAAAGAATTTCGCGCTTAAGGAAGTCGAGGAGTGGAAACGTAAATGTGGGGAGTTTGAGTTGCGTGTGCGTGAATTAGAGGAAAGATTGAATAGTGAGGCTAAAGATGGCAATCATGGCATTTGTTCCGGAGTGATGGAAGACACTAaggttgttgtcgttgttgcTTCAAGTAAATTTGGCGCGTTAGATGTTGAGACTGAAATTGAAG GAACACCCCTCGTGGGCAAACAAGTGAAGAGACGACTTGATTTTTGTTGCGATAGAAGTTGCGGCCAGAAGATGGCTCCTTCCACGCCAACTGGAGCTTCTGTGATTTATATCGACATTGACAGTGATCATGACCCTGATGTTCCTGTTGAAAATGGACTATGTTTACAGTCTGAAGAAGCTGCCCCCCTGATGCCAGATGTCACCATGGATGTGGAAGATGAGATTGGTGACGAAGGAAATGATACTTTAGTCAAAACCCCAAAGAGAAAGCGAGATCTCACAGTAGTAACTAGCGACGATGAACTTGAGGaggatgaaaatatgccaaagaGACGAACTTTTAAGATTGGCAACAGTGACAACGAGgctgaagatgatgatagtgaagATGCTTTGCCAATAAAACTACTTTTTAAAAGAGTTGTGAACAGTTGCCAGAGTGACGATGAAGATAATATTCCAATTAGTCAACTCAAGATGAATCGTGGTCGCGATACAAGAAGATCTGTCCGTTTACAAAAGAAAAACATTTCTGGTCGAGTCGCTGATGATCATGATAGTCGAAATCGTCCGAAGAGACGTCTGGTTAAACGCGGGCATAAAATAGAAGCGTCTTCTGATGACCTGACGAAGAAATATGTGGAAGACGAGGAGTCAGAAGATGATGACTCTGATAGTAACGATAACTTGAGCGATTTTATAGTCAGTGACGCTGATGTTGAGGAATTAGAGGACGATTTGTCCGCAGAGTCCAATCATCATTCTCAAGAGGATGAAGAGGTATCAAATGGTGCTCTTCGCCACATAATCTCTCAAATTCAACGCTGTAGAGATCCTAATTTAGAATGGCATTTCGAAGCTGATATGCTATCTGCTTTTGGCAAGGTCCCTGAGTTGTGCATGCGGGCTGTTTGTGCTCTTTATCGCAGGCAAATCGCTAAAGAAAAGTTATGGATGGATGGTTTCAATCGTATTGGAATAGGCTTTAACAAATATGATGAATCAAG GGGAAAAGACCTGGGTGATTTTCTTACTGATGGAAATCCAGATAACAATGTGATGAAAACTGTAGAGGAATTGGAAGCATATGATTCTGAAGGCCCTGAAGTATGCCATAACCTGGCATCTCACTACTCTACTCAACTTTTCAAGATGTACCAGACCAAGGAAGATGAATTCTTCCCCTGA
- the LOC141656680 gene encoding uncharacterized protein LOC141656680 isoform X3 codes for MAPSTPTGASVIYIDIDSDHDPDVPVENGLCLQSEEAAPLMPDVTMDVEDEIGDEGNDTLVKTPKRKRDLTVVTSDDELEEDENMPKRRTFKIGNSDNEAEDDDSEDALPIKLLFKRVVNSCQSDDEDNIPISQLKMNRGRDTRRSVRLQKKNISGRVADDHDSRNRPKRRLVKRGHKIEASSDDLTKKYVEDEESEDDDSDSNDNLSDFIVSDADVEELEDDLSAESNHHSQEDEEVSNGALRHIISQIQRCRDPNLEWHFEADMLSAFGKVPELCMRAVCALYRRQIAKEKLWMDGFNRIGIGFNKYDESRGKDLGDFLTDGNPDNNVMKTVEELEAYDSEGPEVCHNLASHYSTQLFKMYQTKEDEFFP; via the exons ATGGCTCCTTCCACGCCAACTGGAGCTTCTGTGATTTATATCGACATTGACAGTGATCATGACCCTGATGTTCCTGTTGAAAATGGACTATGTTTACAGTCTGAAGAAGCTGCCCCCCTGATGCCAGATGTCACCATGGATGTGGAAGATGAGATTGGTGACGAAGGAAATGATACTTTAGTCAAAACCCCAAAGAGAAAGCGAGATCTCACAGTAGTAACTAGCGACGATGAACTTGAGGaggatgaaaatatgccaaagaGACGAACTTTTAAGATTGGCAACAGTGACAACGAGgctgaagatgatgatagtgaagATGCTTTGCCAATAAAACTACTTTTTAAAAGAGTTGTGAACAGTTGCCAGAGTGACGATGAAGATAATATTCCAATTAGTCAACTCAAGATGAATCGTGGTCGCGATACAAGAAGATCTGTCCGTTTACAAAAGAAAAACATTTCTGGTCGAGTCGCTGATGATCATGATAGTCGAAATCGTCCGAAGAGACGTCTGGTTAAACGCGGGCATAAAATAGAAGCGTCTTCTGATGACCTGACGAAGAAATATGTGGAAGACGAGGAGTCAGAAGATGATGACTCTGATAGTAACGATAACTTGAGCGATTTTATAGTCAGTGACGCTGATGTTGAGGAATTAGAGGACGATTTGTCCGCAGAGTCCAATCATCATTCTCAAGAGGATGAAGAGGTATCAAATGGTGCTCTTCGCCACATAATCTCTCAAATTCAACGCTGTAGAGATCCTAATTTAGAATGGCATTTCGAAGCTGATATGCTATCTGCTTTTGGCAAGGTCCCTGAGTTGTGCATGCGGGCTGTTTGTGCTCTTTATCGCAGGCAAATCGCTAAAGAAAAGTTATGGATGGATGGTTTCAATCGTATTGGAATAGGCTTTAACAAATATGATGAATCAAG GGGAAAAGACCTGGGTGATTTTCTTACTGATGGAAATCCAGATAACAATGTGATGAAAACTGTAGAGGAATTGGAAGCATATGATTCTGAAGGCCCTGAAGTATGCCATAACCTGGCATCTCACTACTCTACTCAACTTTTCAAGATGTACCAGACCAAGGAAGATGAATTCTTCCCCTGA
- the LOC141656680 gene encoding uncharacterized protein LOC141656680 isoform X2, producing MIENKVLECEKNFALKEVEEWKRKCGEFELRVRELEERLNSEAKDGNHGICSGVMEDTKVVVVVASSKFGALDVETEIEGTPLVGKQVKRRLDFCCDRSCGQKMAPSTPTGASVIYIDIDSDHDPDVPVENGLCLQSEEAAPLMPDVTMDVEDEIGDEGNDTLVKTPKRKRDLTVVTSDDELEEDENMPKRRTFKIGNSDNEAEDDDSEDALPIKLLFKRVVNSCQSDDEDNIPISQLKMNRGRDTRRSVRLQKKNISGRVADDHDSRNRPKRRLVKRGHKIEASSDDLTKKYVEDEESEDDDSDSNDNLSDFIVSDADVEELEDDLSAESNHHSQEDEEVPELCMRAVCALYRRQIAKEKLWMDGFNRIGIGFNKYDESRGKDLGDFLTDGNPDNNVMKTVEELEAYDSEGPEVCHNLASHYSTQLFKMYQTKEDEFFP from the exons ATGATTGAGAATAAGGTTTTGGAATGTGAAAAGAATTTCGCGCTTAAGGAAGTCGAGGAGTGGAAACGTAAATGTGGGGAGTTTGAGTTGCGTGTGCGTGAATTAGAGGAAAGATTGAATAGTGAGGCTAAAGATGGCAATCATGGCATTTGTTCCGGAGTGATGGAAGACACTAaggttgttgtcgttgttgcTTCAAGTAAATTTGGCGCGTTAGATGTTGAGACTGAAATTGAAG GAACACCCCTCGTGGGCAAACAAGTGAAGAGACGACTTGATTTTTGTTGCGATAGAAGTTGCGGCCAGAAGATGGCTCCTTCCACGCCAACTGGAGCTTCTGTGATTTATATCGACATTGACAGTGATCATGACCCTGATGTTCCTGTTGAAAATGGACTATGTTTACAGTCTGAAGAAGCTGCCCCCCTGATGCCAGATGTCACCATGGATGTGGAAGATGAGATTGGTGACGAAGGAAATGATACTTTAGTCAAAACCCCAAAGAGAAAGCGAGATCTCACAGTAGTAACTAGCGACGATGAACTTGAGGaggatgaaaatatgccaaagaGACGAACTTTTAAGATTGGCAACAGTGACAACGAGgctgaagatgatgatagtgaagATGCTTTGCCAATAAAACTACTTTTTAAAAGAGTTGTGAACAGTTGCCAGAGTGACGATGAAGATAATATTCCAATTAGTCAACTCAAGATGAATCGTGGTCGCGATACAAGAAGATCTGTCCGTTTACAAAAGAAAAACATTTCTGGTCGAGTCGCTGATGATCATGATAGTCGAAATCGTCCGAAGAGACGTCTGGTTAAACGCGGGCATAAAATAGAAGCGTCTTCTGATGACCTGACGAAGAAATATGTGGAAGACGAGGAGTCAGAAGATGATGACTCTGATAGTAACGATAACTTGAGCGATTTTATAGTCAGTGACGCTGATGTTGAGGAATTAGAGGACGATTTGTCCGCAGAGTCCAATCATCATTCTCAAGAGGATGAAGAG GTCCCTGAGTTGTGCATGCGGGCTGTTTGTGCTCTTTATCGCAGGCAAATCGCTAAAGAAAAGTTATGGATGGATGGTTTCAATCGTATTGGAATAGGCTTTAACAAATATGATGAATCAAG GGGAAAAGACCTGGGTGATTTTCTTACTGATGGAAATCCAGATAACAATGTGATGAAAACTGTAGAGGAATTGGAAGCATATGATTCTGAAGGCCCTGAAGTATGCCATAACCTGGCATCTCACTACTCTACTCAACTTTTCAAGATGTACCAGACCAAGGAAGATGAATTCTTCCCCTGA